One window from the genome of Oryctolagus cuniculus chromosome 1, mOryCun1.1, whole genome shotgun sequence encodes:
- the DRC12 gene encoding dynein regulatory complex protein 12, whose amino-acid sequence MPPKTKQKGRKAGVQKKKKNPGPDVEAESKHRQLVLETELLRDRLALQGEGARRAKASEERLKQRLQELEAELEEARSEGKAVYAEMSRRCRALQEQMERRSKQLEEEVRGLRKQLETCQREAVAAQGEAARALGERDHTLAQLRAHVASMEAKYEDILHGSLDRLLAKLRATQPQWDEAALRLHARHKEQLRQLGLNPLDL is encoded by the exons ATGCCACCCAAGACCAAACAGAAAGGCAGGAAAGCCGGCgtgcagaagaagaaaaagaacccaGGGCCGG ATGTGGAGGCCGAGTCCAAGCACAGACAGCTGGTGCTGGAGACGGAGCTGCTCCGAGACCGGCTGG CTCTACAGGGGGAAGGGGCCCGTCGAGCCAAGGCTTCTGAAGAAAGGCTGAAGCAGAGGTTGCAAGAGTTGgaggctgaactggaagaggCCCGCAGCGAGGGGAAGGCCGTATATGCAG AGATGAGTCGCCGGTGCAGGGCCCTGCAGGAGCAGATGGAGAGACGCAGCAAGCAGCTGGAGGAGGAAGTGAGGGGTCTCCGCAAGCAGCTGG agACTTGCCAGAGGGAGGCTGTGGCTGCACAGGGGGAGGCAGCGAGGGCCCTCGGAGAGCGGGACCACACCTTGGCTCAGCTTCGGGCCCACGTGGCCAGCATGGAAGCCAAGTACGAGGACATCTTACAC GGCAGCCTGGACCGGCTCCTGGCCAAGCTGAGGGCCACCCAGCCCCAGTGGGACGAGGCCGCACTGCGACTCCACGCCAGACACAAGGAGCAGCTGCGCCAGCTTGGACTCAACCCCCTGGATCTTTGA